From one Pseudomonas sp. B21-048 genomic stretch:
- a CDS encoding helix-turn-helix domain-containing protein has product MRETEIDPYENTPRDAVVTANDYLDGQRFALHTHQRGQFAYAACGVITVFTSQGNWVVPPQRAIWVPAGVPHEMSMSGPVTMLNTYIRNCAAARLSLPAHCQVFGVSALLRQLLIRAIDVPALYAKEHLDGHLMTLLLHEIAGMSPLSLNAPLPVEPRLAHACRNLLEQPSLETGIDDMTRQVGMSRRTFTRLFRQQTGISFVEWRQQACLLAAVVRLGNGEAITRVATDLGYSSPSAFTSVFRRILGEAPSRYFPKEGF; this is encoded by the coding sequence ATGCGCGAAACTGAAATAGATCCCTACGAAAACACACCCCGCGATGCAGTGGTGACGGCCAATGACTATCTGGATGGCCAGCGCTTTGCGCTGCATACGCATCAACGTGGGCAATTCGCCTACGCCGCTTGCGGCGTCATCACGGTATTCACGAGCCAGGGTAACTGGGTCGTGCCCCCACAAAGGGCCATCTGGGTACCGGCGGGAGTTCCTCATGAGATGAGCATGAGCGGGCCGGTCACCATGCTGAATACCTACATCCGTAACTGCGCGGCGGCTCGGCTCAGCCTGCCTGCGCACTGCCAGGTCTTCGGCGTGTCGGCACTGCTTCGGCAGCTACTGATCCGCGCCATAGACGTTCCGGCACTGTATGCCAAGGAGCATCTGGACGGTCATCTGATGACATTGCTGCTTCACGAAATAGCAGGTATGTCGCCCCTATCGCTTAATGCACCTCTTCCGGTTGAGCCAAGGTTGGCACACGCCTGCCGCAACCTGCTGGAACAACCTTCGCTGGAGACAGGGATTGATGATATGACCCGGCAGGTCGGGATGAGCCGCCGCACATTCACCCGTCTATTTCGCCAACAAACCGGTATCAGCTTTGTCGAATGGCGCCAGCAGGCATGTCTATTGGCGGCCGTGGTGCGTTTGGGTAACGGGGAGGCAATTACGCGGGTGGCGACTGACCTGGGCTATAGCAGCCCAAGTGCCTTCACCAGTGTTTTCCGTCGAATATTGGGTGAGGCGCCCAGTCGGTATTTTCCAAAAGAAGGGTTTTGA
- a CDS encoding LysR family transcriptional regulator: MDSLSGVISFVKTAEALSFISAARALGISASAVGKNVAKLEASLNVRLLHRSTRKVSLTAEGQLFYERCRKILDDLQDARAMLSHATQEPRGKLRVSLPTIGYRFLLPHMSRFRKTYPEIELELDFNDQLVDVIDEGFDVVIRSGVPADSKLMARQLGPFKFVLCASPDYLQRKGRPVTISDLEHHECLRYRFVTTGKIMDWSMSSAPQFTQLRLPTALTLNNMEAMLMAMVDGHGIAFVPDFLAREAIAQGRLETVLDGHSEDQGQFWALWPSSRHLSPKIRVFVDFAAEHLFAIPSTDSPDATRS; encoded by the coding sequence GTGGACAGTCTTAGTGGTGTGATCTCATTCGTAAAAACCGCCGAGGCGCTCAGTTTCATCAGCGCCGCCAGGGCGTTGGGGATTTCAGCCTCGGCCGTGGGCAAAAACGTCGCCAAACTCGAGGCTTCGCTGAATGTGCGGTTATTGCACCGCAGCACCCGCAAAGTCAGCCTGACAGCGGAGGGACAATTGTTCTATGAACGCTGCCGAAAGATCCTCGACGATCTTCAAGATGCCCGGGCGATGCTTTCCCATGCCACACAGGAACCCCGTGGAAAGTTACGCGTCAGTTTGCCCACCATCGGTTATCGCTTTCTCTTGCCCCATATGTCGCGGTTTCGCAAAACCTATCCGGAGATCGAGCTGGAACTGGACTTCAACGACCAGTTGGTGGATGTGATCGATGAAGGCTTCGATGTAGTGATTCGCAGCGGCGTTCCGGCCGACTCCAAGCTGATGGCCCGACAGTTGGGGCCTTTTAAGTTTGTCCTGTGCGCATCGCCTGACTATCTTCAGCGTAAGGGACGGCCCGTCACTATCAGTGACCTCGAGCATCATGAGTGCTTGCGTTACCGATTTGTCACGACGGGTAAAATAATGGACTGGAGTATGTCGTCGGCCCCCCAGTTCACGCAGTTACGCCTGCCAACCGCCCTGACATTGAACAACATGGAAGCCATGCTGATGGCCATGGTGGATGGGCACGGTATCGCATTTGTCCCGGACTTCCTGGCGCGCGAAGCTATCGCCCAAGGGCGCCTGGAAACGGTGCTCGACGGTCACAGCGAAGATCAAGGGCAGTTCTGGGCATTGTGGCCGTCCAGTCGCCATCTTTCACCGAAAATCCGCGTATTCGTGGACTTTGCCGCCGAGCATCTATTTGCCATTCCTTCCACAGACAGCCCAGATGCAACGCGCTCATGA
- a CDS encoding MFS transporter, protein MNSATELLPAHGRYSILAAICLAALVLPMSFTGGAVATPFIGQTFDAHPTELAWITNAFMLSFGSLLMAAGALADLYGRKRLFMCGMALFALVSILLAVVPDIIWLDLLRGVQGIAAAAALASGSAALAQEFDGHARTRAFSLLGTTFGVGLAFGPLLSGLLIEYMGWRAIFLCTALIAILSLIFGLPKMRESRDPQAQHLDTPGVLTFSGLLITFTTAVILAPEQGWGSPVIHALFGAAAVFLLLFIIVENRAKHPMLELGLFLFPRFVGVQILPIGTCYCYIVLIVLLPFRFIGVEGASAFEAGLMMLALSAPMLIVPMIAASLTRWLSAGVLCAIGFVIAAAGLYWLSAVPVGTHAQIIAAMLLTGIGTGLPWGLMDGLSISVIPKERAGMAAGIFNTTRVASEGVALAITVAVLTALVAHHLSISDSVKLSAVDYSTIAQRLVMGDIQHASTDARQISLTILRSAYTAGFNTLLQLLAMFTLFTAAVVFLFLGRQSEVGVGVESAPEVACLSSDT, encoded by the coding sequence ATGAACTCAGCTACCGAACTGCTCCCGGCCCATGGCCGATACTCCATCTTGGCTGCAATTTGCCTGGCAGCCTTGGTATTGCCCATGAGTTTTACCGGCGGGGCAGTGGCCACGCCGTTCATTGGTCAAACCTTTGATGCCCATCCCACGGAACTGGCCTGGATCACTAACGCCTTCATGCTCAGCTTCGGCAGCCTGCTGATGGCGGCCGGCGCCCTCGCGGACCTCTACGGACGCAAGCGTTTATTCATGTGCGGCATGGCATTGTTCGCGCTGGTGTCGATCCTGTTGGCAGTGGTCCCTGATATTATCTGGCTGGACCTGTTGCGTGGCGTGCAGGGCATCGCCGCGGCAGCGGCCCTGGCCAGCGGTTCGGCAGCACTGGCGCAGGAGTTTGATGGGCATGCCAGGACGCGCGCTTTCAGTCTTCTGGGCACCACTTTCGGGGTTGGCCTGGCCTTCGGTCCGTTGTTATCGGGATTGCTGATCGAGTACATGGGCTGGCGCGCAATTTTTCTTTGCACCGCCCTGATCGCCATCCTTTCTTTAATATTTGGCCTGCCGAAAATGCGCGAAAGCCGCGACCCGCAAGCACAACATCTGGATACGCCTGGCGTGCTGACGTTTTCCGGCCTGTTGATCACTTTCACCACAGCGGTGATCCTGGCACCTGAGCAGGGCTGGGGTTCGCCGGTCATCCATGCACTGTTTGGAGCGGCGGCGGTCTTTTTGCTGCTGTTCATCATTGTTGAAAATCGGGCGAAACATCCGATGTTGGAACTGGGGCTATTTCTGTTTCCGCGCTTTGTCGGTGTACAGATCCTGCCGATCGGCACCTGCTATTGCTACATCGTCTTGATCGTATTGCTGCCGTTTCGGTTTATCGGTGTGGAAGGTGCCAGCGCTTTTGAAGCGGGATTGATGATGTTGGCACTTTCCGCCCCGATGCTGATTGTCCCCATGATTGCCGCGTCGCTGACTCGCTGGTTGTCGGCGGGCGTACTTTGCGCCATTGGCTTCGTGATCGCAGCGGCCGGGCTCTACTGGCTGAGTGCGGTCCCGGTCGGCACGCACGCGCAGATCATCGCGGCCATGCTGCTGACCGGTATCGGTACCGGCCTGCCCTGGGGTTTGATGGATGGTTTATCGATCAGCGTGATCCCCAAGGAACGGGCGGGGATGGCCGCCGGTATTTTCAACACGACGCGGGTGGCCAGCGAAGGTGTCGCTCTGGCAATCACTGTTGCGGTGCTGACGGCCCTGGTCGCACACCATCTGAGCATCAGTGACTCGGTCAAACTGTCCGCCGTTGACTATTCAACGATCGCGCAACGCCTGGTAATGGGTGATATCCAGCACGCGAGCACCGACGCCAGGCAAATCTCGCTGACGATACTGCGCTCGGCCTATACCGCAGGGTTCAACACCTTGTTGCAACTGCTGGCGATGTTCACGCTGTTCACTGCCGCTGTGGTCTTTCTATTCCTGGGACGCCAAAGCGAAGTCGGTGTCGGCGTCGAATCCGCCCCCGAAGTCGCCTGTCTCTCATCGGATACCTGA